The following are from one region of the Nitratidesulfovibrio sp. genome:
- a CDS encoding ATP-binding protein: protein MTTQPSSGPRTPHTATPEPGDAPSRPSTGCPECGQMHAGQGERDVPPVGAAALGETEGYAAPRRPFPVALAGVGRALRPVAGLLQRPDFLQGFPWVHLAGMLLTGQDHEALAHHACQPLSAPDATGTPHECRTPLPTSPPLAVLEARAGLPPAPPAPGGVPRFDDAAALFAARPELRLVIDLTDDGRHMADLRAAAPAGVSLLDAGGALWVWEMLASEKLCSTCNLHLREARDLFATLIDQVDEDILLLDTEGRIVDLNRNILQRKGGTKDDWIGTCCWQLDGASFCCPPEHGGCTFRETVSTGHKAERIHTRVNDDGRVQYFRVYTYPVTDDAGRLTRVIEMRRDITNRTNMEIRLQQAEKMAAIGELSTYVAHEIRNPLFAIGGFANSLLRSPSLDEAARGKVQVILEESRRLDTILKSILNFARPTSPRTGEVDLNLLSRQTMELMSMGFDQRRITVDMQLALDIPKAHGDGEMLKQCLINLVKNAQEAMPDGGRLTVRTGMNQQHVYVAVADTGVGIPPELHDKIFSPFFSTKEKGAGIGLAMSRKIIEEMGGKVDLQSQVGKGTTITLYLLPLLAVPQSTEPARDDPAGEGMRG from the coding sequence ATGACCACGCAGCCCTCTTCCGGCCCCCGCACACCGCACACCGCCACGCCGGAACCCGGCGATGCACCGTCCCGTCCCTCGACCGGCTGTCCCGAATGCGGCCAGATGCATGCCGGACAGGGCGAAAGAGACGTGCCCCCCGTCGGTGCCGCTGCCTTGGGCGAAACGGAAGGGTACGCTGCGCCGCGCCGCCCCTTTCCCGTGGCGCTGGCCGGGGTGGGCCGCGCCCTGCGCCCGGTGGCCGGGCTGCTGCAACGCCCCGATTTTCTCCAGGGCTTTCCGTGGGTGCATCTGGCGGGCATGCTGCTGACCGGGCAGGACCACGAAGCGTTGGCACATCACGCCTGCCAGCCGCTGAGCGCACCCGATGCCACGGGTACGCCGCACGAGTGCCGCACGCCGCTGCCCACTTCACCGCCCCTCGCCGTGCTGGAGGCCCGCGCGGGCCTGCCCCCCGCGCCGCCCGCGCCCGGGGGGGTGCCCCGCTTCGATGACGCCGCCGCCCTGTTCGCGGCCCGGCCCGAACTGCGCCTGGTCATCGACCTGACCGACGATGGCCGCCACATGGCCGACCTGCGCGCGGCGGCCCCCGCCGGGGTTTCGCTGCTGGACGCGGGCGGCGCGTTGTGGGTGTGGGAAATGCTGGCCTCGGAAAAGCTGTGCTCCACCTGCAACCTGCACCTGCGCGAGGCGCGCGACCTGTTCGCCACGCTCATCGACCAGGTGGACGAGGACATCCTGCTGCTGGACACCGAAGGCCGCATCGTGGACCTGAACCGCAACATCCTGCAACGCAAGGGCGGCACCAAGGACGACTGGATCGGCACCTGCTGCTGGCAACTGGACGGCGCCTCTTTCTGCTGCCCGCCCGAACACGGCGGCTGCACCTTTCGCGAAACCGTGAGCACCGGGCACAAGGCGGAGCGCATCCACACCAGGGTCAACGACGATGGCCGGGTGCAGTATTTCCGGGTGTACACCTACCCGGTCACCGACGATGCGGGCCGACTGACGCGGGTCATCGAGATGCGGCGCGACATCACCAACCGCACCAACATGGAAATCCGCCTGCAACAGGCCGAAAAGATGGCCGCCATCGGCGAACTGTCCACCTACGTGGCGCACGAGATCCGCAACCCGCTGTTCGCCATCGGCGGCTTTGCCAATTCGCTGCTGCGCTCGCCCTCGCTGGACGAGGCCGCGCGTGGCAAGGTGCAGGTGATTCTGGAAGAGTCGCGGCGGCTGGACACCATCCTGAAGTCCATCCTCAACTTTGCCCGGCCCACCTCGCCCCGCACGGGCGAAGTGGACCTGAACCTGCTGTCCCGCCAGACCATGGAACTGATGAGCATGGGCTTCGACCAGCGGCGCATCACGGTGGACATGCAGCTTGCGCTGGATATCCCCAAGGCCCACGGCGACGGCGAAATGCTCAAGCAGTGCCTGATCAACCTGGTGAAGAACGCGCAGGAAGCCATGCCCGACGGTGGCCGCCTGACCGTGCGCACCGGCATGAACCAGCAGCATGTGTATGTGGCCGTGGCGGACACGGGCGTGGGCATTCCGCCGGAACTGCACGACAAGATATTCAGCCCGTTCTTCTCCACCAAGGAGAAGGGCGCGGGCATCGGCCTGGCCATGAGCCGCAAGATCATCGAGGAAATGGGCGGCAAGGTGGACCTGCAAAGCCAGGTGGGCAAGGGCACCACCATCACCCTGTATCTGCTGCCGCTGCTGGCCGTGCCGCAATCGACGGAACCCGCGCGGGACGACCCGGCGGGCGAGGGCATGAGGGGCTGA